The Halictus rubicundus isolate RS-2024b chromosome 6, iyHalRubi1_principal, whole genome shotgun sequence genome contains the following window.
CTCTGAGGAGAAcccgatttttatttatttgtctaGACGTCACCGTCTCTCTCGTTGTACTATTAATTATACCTGTACATATTCATTGAAGTGCGTCTCAGAATTGTTAtgtaaaagatacatttcaacTGTTACGTTCTTTACATGCTTCATCCATGACCATTGCAACTTCATACTTCCATCGTAATCTTTAATCCATCACAGCAGAAGAGAAACGCGAACGTTATTTATTCTCGGTAAATATTAAGAGACTTCATTTTAAGATAGGTGCACTGTAATAAATTCTACATAGTTACTTCGTTAGTCCtgcttaaattatttaataagccACCCCGAGGAAATTTACGAGATCGCTAGTATTCATCAAGACTGCATAACCAGCTAATTTATTATTGTAACCATTCAGACATTTTTTCGTTAAATCGGCCGAATTattgataaaatataatttctatACAGTATAGTCTGTAGAGCGTACCAGTCACTTCATTAAAAACACACAAGTTGTAACAGCAGCGTTAAAAGCAAAACAATCAAATGGTAAAAAATGTTGGTGTTCATGTTAACAATCAATGCAAAAATGTTTGAACGTGACGCTTTACAATAAACTCTTTATGTGTTCGAAACCTTTGCACAAATCAGAAGATAGAAACTCTTTAGAGTGgaagaaaatgataaaaatatacattttcgaAGGATAATGTcacaagtacagtgtttactcgatatatgttgaaaacacgggtctagccagggacatatatcggccaggagttACTATTTTGATCCACGCCAAACGTAGGAAAGGACTGCGAAGCCCTAGAGGCATCGATTCATGGccctaggacttttatcgggtaggcatttcggacatatatagagcaaacACTGTATTACCAGCAGTGGAAGCCCGGGATAATTGATTTCAATTATCTTCAAATTGTAATGTTACTTTCGTTCATTACAGAGACTCTAACTCGTGGTATTAGCGCTTATCCATCTTTCATAGTAATTGGATAAACGTATCATTGAATAAATACTGTGTAAATCGTTGTATTATTTGTCAGTCATCAAAGTCAAATGATCTTATCCGAAATTTTCccttaaaagaaaataaattacgaaTTTAATTCACTGTAATTACGAGTGTGTCAATTTGGTATCAAAGGACGCAGTATATTGTTCAAATGAGGGATGGATAAGGACTAAAAATCATTGCAGTACACTGTCACAGGTCTGTAATTTTTTAGGTAGgtccaagaaaaagaaaaagaaatgcaaTATTAGATGTAAATTGCTTTCCTCGCGCGAAAGTGCTCGAAACTATTCGTCTCTTTTCTAAAAAGAAGACGAGAAGAACAAAATTTCGATGAAGATTAAAATTGTTTGAGCGAAAAGAAGAACAGCAGTTTGAACTTGGAACCGCCTGAAAGAGACAGAAGGGCCCGAGGGAGCGAAAGGAATTCCTTTCGTTTTCCGCGTCCGTAGACTAAGTTTCGAGAAATCAGCATTTCGTGGAGCACATTTTACCTGACTCATGTTTGTACAATTCACCCGAGAGGACCGATGTAATGAGACCGGGTGGGGACAACGAACAAATGAACAATAGAAGTCTCGTTTCAACAATTAAAGTCCTCGTAAGAAAAATTGTGGATCGAGAAATGTAGAGCGAACCGAGATGAATCTTCTATCTTTTGAAAAAAAGATAGATTTCGTGCGTGTTGCAGCTATAATAGCGACAGTTTCGCGTTAACTAATCGCGAATTTTTGTCGCGCGAAAATTGTCATCCGACGGATCATTCTGCGGATCGATCCACATCTATGGATCTTTCTATACGTTTCTCACGCGGTCGAATTAGCACCGTGATGAGACCAGTGTAAATGTAACCAGCACACGATTAATTGTAAAGATTAATAACAGTCGAGGAATGTCGTTTCTGTGAGGGACAATTAAAATGGCGATTCGAGCGCGAAAACAGGATACCCCATAATCATTAATTAATTTCTAAGTTACGAGAATGCTTTACCTAGGTGGTAACGAAATGAATTAACTTAtacataaaatgaataaatttatatgtatacatattatatgtatTCGCAAGACGTCCGTcttgttatatgtatatatacatatgtgtctgtatgtgtgtatgtggatgtatatacatacatatacatatatatcagTTAGCAACCTACATTCAAGACTGTGGAAACATCATAGGTGtataaatgtttaaataaattattataacgTGGCAATTGTGGTCGTTCATTTCCCTGACTCTTACAGCCTCCTTCAACTTTTGCTGAATTTGATTCCTCAGGGTGAACACACTGTGTTTCAGTTTATTTCGACCGGGGAAATGTTTTCAATCGATAGGTGATGATATCATTATGATAATGTTAATAATACGCTGTGCGTTACAATGTTACTTCTGATGCTGAATCATGATCATATCGAACGTCGTGTGCCTCCTCCAGACACCAATGTAAGCGTTTCCCCTCGCTCATTAATAACgacaaaatgtttgttacaatacATAATGCTGCCATAGAAACATTAATCAATCGATTGCAAATGGTTTGCTAATGAAAACAAGTCGGAACGCGCCAGAAATtggataagttagacggtgccagtatggAAACTTTTCCTTCGAAGTTTACCAACGAACTTTATCTGTGGCTTTCGACGACACATTCATTCGAAACTACCTCGAGTAAACTACCTTATTGCTATTAATTCCGAAGTATGGTCtattcctatacctcgtctgtgtttGTACAGAGAAGACTCGCCGCACGACAGTGGCGCATCTTGCGGCTAAATCCGGATACTTGTTATCAATTGGTTCTCTACCGCTAGGTAACGTTGCCCTTAAATTACTGAACGTTACCACCGACAAGACATTTAGAAAGCAgtccgtaaggctggcagtctttctaaatatctggtCGGTTCCTTATTCCATTTGTGTGGAGTCGGTATTTCCTATCATATTTCATATATACCACCACCCCCCTGTAGTTCCTGATTTTAAATCAGTGGCAGCACCTATTAATTCGACAGCATAGCCATCTACCGGATGTCAGTGCAACATTGTCAAGTATATTACGCGTAGGTTATGTTCATTAGTGCAATTTGTAAACAAAATCGAAAATATCTACGATAAAACGAAATTGTACGCTGAACAATGAACAAACATTCCAAACAGTATTCTTAACATTCTATTGTATGTTAATAGATATTAATGTTGTGAATTTCTGTAGAATATCAGAGAAAATAATTGATAAGTATTCATGTGACATGTAAAGAAGTGGAAATGTActtcaaaatttttattactctgtgcctttttaatttacattatgGCTGTGAGGTTTGTATATTCGAATTATTAACAtctttgatatatatatatatataatattatttacgtGATTTGTCAAATCCTAACCTTTGCAGGCACTAGAAGAATTCGTAAAAACCGGTCATTCCAATAATTGGGCAGTATTAGTCGACACCTCACGTTTCTGGTTTAATTACCGACACGTTGCAAATGTGTTATCTATTTATCGCAGTGTTAAGCGTCTGGGAATACCAGATTCACAAATTATCCTAATGATAGCAGACGACATGGCTTGCAATCCAAGGAACCCCAGACCAGCCACCGTCTTCAATAACATCAAACAACATATCAATGTCTATGGAGACGACGTTGAAGTAGATTACAGAGGTTATGAAGTCACCGTAGAAAATTTTGTTAGACTGTTAACTGGAAGACTGGCTCCAGAAACACCTAGGTCAAAGAAGTTGCTAACGGACGAGGGTTCCAACATTTTAATTTATCTGACTGGTCACGGAGGAAATGGATTTTTAAAATTCCAAGACTCCGAAGAGATTACTAGTCAAGATCTTGGTGATGCATTGGAACAAATGTGGCAGAAAAGAAGATATCATGAGATCTTGTTTATTGTTGATACTTGCCAAGCAAGTTCAATGTACGAGAAGTTCTATTCTCCTAATATCCTAGCTGTTGCTTCCAGTTTGGTGGGAGAAGATTCGCTCTCTGTAAGTGATGgagttttatcaataatttttcaaatatatttgtgagtcaaaatattcattattgtttctttgttaataGCATCACCTGGACCCTGCCATTGGGGTTTACATTATAGATCGATACACATATTATGCATTAGATTTCTTAGAAAATGTTCATCCCTCAAGTACCAAGACCTTAGCAGAATTTGTGAGTCCTATTTAAAGATTCTCttctatttatttctattctcttCTATTTAttcgtatttaaaaaattttgttattgtatTAATTTTATCTTCTTTTGTTCTAGCTCAAAGTGTGCCCGAAGCATTATTGCTTATCAACAGTAGGTGTAAGGAAAGATTTGTTTAGAAGAGATCCTGAGAAAGTGCCAGTCACAGATTTCTTTGGTTCATTGAGGCCCATAGAATTAACAACAACAATTATGAACGTTTTTCCTGTTAAAAAGAACACCACTGTTGTTAGACCAGAAAAGAAGTATTCTTATGCTCCACGGTTCCCAGTTGtatcaccagactgcggattttattcagttatgacaaaaatgagttgcAACGTGAAACAGTAGACAGAGTAAAAGTGTTGGAGTGTATCGATATATTACTTCCGACCTACTAAAACTATTCCAAAAAGGAAAGGTATACCAAATAAACACCAAAGCCATAAAACAACCATGCTATCTTGGTTTTAAGGATgcttaaataaatttgtacgaTACCAAAAACATTTCTTGTTAATAAAAACGAATTCTTTCCCGATACGTTAAGCGATCTCCgagaatttaaattaattatgtTACGAAATTTTATGTGTTTATGTTAATCTCTTGTAATTAgtattttatttacaaaaactGAAAGCGTTAATGTATGACTCAAGGTTATGAAATGCTAAGATCAGAGACGTTTCGAGACAGTGACAATAGATAACAGATTTTTGTAACATTATTGACGCAGTGACCccgatattttttaaaaacatttctgCATACACAGGTTTGTGCCTGAAAATGATCACTGTATTTTAAAAATCTTATGCTGCTTTAActttattcatttttcaaaatgatTGTTACTTTCCATGAGTCATTTCCATCTTTACATATTTTCTAGTTATATGGCTTCGAAGAGTTGTTTTTATTATAGCTAGGAACTTCATTCTAATCTAGCCATGCGAGAATGGTCATGGTCACGGACGTAATTTCTAAAGTTATCTATGGTCGTTAAGAAACTATCTGAAATCGTCGAGAAAAAAATCTAATTCGCCGTATCGTCAGCGATGTAAATACTAAACATTTCTTCGTATTAACGGCGCAAGTTCTTACGCATCAGTTTGTGAATGTGATAGAGACGAAAATCTGTGTAATTATTTCATGGAATAGAAGTAGACGACGATAAAGAAGAAGATGACGCGTATATATAAGAATGATATCAGTCACAGTCGACGACAGTTTCTGAAACGCAACTGATACCTCGGTATGAAAACTATAATCAATCTATCAGTCTCCGGTCAAGTGTAGAATTTGCTGAAATCTGTTTTGTGATTTATCTGTCTCTGATATACTATACGAAGTAAGTATACTTACTATACTGTAGTATTAATACTATACTATAGTATTAATAAGTAATATTAGTAGTATTATCGCGTCAGTTTTGCACTTATTATTTTGGGAAGTTTTATCTGCggga
Protein-coding sequences here:
- the LOC143354720 gene encoding putative GPI-anchor transamidase, giving the protein MYFKIFITLCLFNLHYGCEALEEFVKTGHSNNWAVLVDTSRFWFNYRHVANVLSIYRSVKRLGIPDSQIILMIADDMACNPRNPRPATVFNNIKQHINVYGDDVEVDYRGYEVTVENFVRLLTGRLAPETPRSKKLLTDEGSNILIYLTGHGGNGFLKFQDSEEITSQDLGDALEQMWQKRRYHEILFIVDTCQASSMYEKFYSPNILAVASSLVGEDSLSHHLDPAIGVYIIDRYTYYALDFLENVHPSSTKTLAEFLKVCPKHYCLSTVGVRKDLFRRDPEKVPVTDFFGSLRPIELTTTIMNVFPVKKNTTVVRPEKKYSYAPRFPVVSPDCGFYSVMTKMSCNVKQ